The genomic DNA tccccgcccccctgagcccgGATCTAGAGCCTGTGCAGAGCAAATAATATTTCTCCATTTTCTCCTCCCAGCTGTTTGTAGTGAAACCCACCTGCTCCTGATGGCAGACCAGTGAGTAACTTGCTTTTGACTtgttcagctctgggaaaggagtGTTGTCTAATGGGTAAAgcccgggggctgggagccaggactcctgggttctctccctggccctgggacGGGAGTGGGGTATAGTGattagagcggggagggggagagctgggagccaggactcctgggttctctccccagctctgggaggggagtggggtctagtggttagagtggggggggctgggagccaggactcctgggttctctccccagctctgggacgggagtggggtctagtggttagagtggggggagctgggagccaggactcctgggttctctccccagctctgggaggggagtggggtctagtggttagagtgggggggggctgggagccaggactcctgggttctctccccagctctgggacgggagtggggtctagtgtttagagtgggggggggggagagctgggagccaggactcctgggttctctccccagctctgggaggcgggtggggtctagtggttagagtggggggggtggctgggagccaggaccatGTGATTTTTGAGGGGTACATCCCTGCCCCcgctctgtgcctgtttccccgtATGCTGAAGGGCcctgccagcaggaggcgccggtcggggtgggggtggaggcgtAGACGGGGGCTTCCTGAGCCTAATCGCCGTCCGTCTCTCTTTCTCTGCAGGGAGGACGTCACCGtaaggaggagccggggggggggggctttcccCTGCTACACCCGGGGAATCTCTGGGGCAGCaccatggggtgtggggggggggctgttctgTGAGATCAAAGCCACTTTCACTGGCTGCCCCCACCTGGGCCTGGGTCACAGATGGCACCCcatagaggggacaggcccctgccccattccctgcccccctgagccagccagtccctgccccggggccgggtgggagccggtgccccctagaggggagaggTCCTGGGCCCCATTCACAACCCCTAACCAGCCGGCCCCCTGCTATATTTAACCTCCTGGATGTTGCCCCCGCCTGGGTGTCACCACCATtgtgtcccctcccctcctgatCAGTGACTCCACCCACTTTCCAAATTTTGGGGGGTCTTTGCCTgtaagtgggggaggagggttgggtTATTCCCCCTCCCCGGCTTGCTGAGGCCAGCCTGGCACCTCGGTGCAAAGTGGGGTGACGCCCTGAATTCCTCACCCCCCCCagtacgaggaggaggaggaggaggaggaggaagtggtagaggaggaggaagaggcggCCGAGGAGGGGCCCCAAGAACCGGAGCCCCCCAAGCcggctcccccggcccggccgccgGCCGCCGTCCCACCCCTCCGGCGCAAATCTTCCGCCAACTACCGGGCCTACGCGACGGAGCCACACGTCAAGGTGGGCACTGGGCCTGGGGTGACGTGCTCCCCGcgaaaggctctgggctgggaccccgAAGTGCTGGGGCTGGTTCCTGGCTCCGCCTcagtcggggtggggggggaggtttgcagctccctgatctcggtcggtgtgtgcggggggggatCTGTGCAgctcccggcgcgacggggccctgatctcggtcggtgTGGGGGGGGATCTGTGCAgctcccggcgcgacggggccctgatctcggtcggtgtggggggggggatctgtgCAGCTCCCGGCGCAacgggaccctgatctcggtcggtGTGGGGGGGGATCTGTGCAgctcccggcgcgacggggcTCTGATCTCGGTCCGGGGCGGGGGGTGTCCTGAGCTGCTCTCATAATACACTGAATAAAAACCCTCTCGCTTGTTCTAATGCAGAGAAAATCCAAGATTACGGCATCTCGGAAATTACAGCTCAAGGTAACGTCTCAGGCTTCCCGCCTGGGTGAGGGGGCGGGAGGCCGGGGTCGATGGGCCTGTGGGACagatctggggagggggcgggaggccGGGGTTGTTGGGCCCGTGGgtgggtctgggagggggctgaggccgGGGTAGATGGGTCCGTGGGacaggtctggggagggggtaggaggccggggtagatgggcccgtgggtggGTCTGGGGAGGAGACGAGAGACctgggtagatgggcccatgagccggggctggggagggggctggaggccgGGGTAGATGAGCCCGTGggtgggtctggggagggggctggaggccgGGGTAGCTGGGCCCGTGGGTCAGACTGAGGGGTGTCACCCAGCCCCCCTCGTGCCCCCCAGACGCTGATGCTGCAGATCGCGaagcaggagctggagcaggaggaggaggagcggggccGGGAGAAGCAGCGGTACCTGGCTGACCACTGCACCCCGCTCGCCCTGGCCAGCCTGCCCCTGGCCGAGCTGCAGGTAACCCCCCCCGGACCCTcaagcaggggggaggagggttgggtCTCACAGGGCGGTGAGGGGGTGTGGGTGAGCCCTGGGGTTGGAGTCGGGGGGACGGGTccagggggggcagagaggggaacccttttctcctcctttcccccccgcccccccaggagcTGTGCCGGGAGCTGCACGCCCGCGTGGGCCGTGTGGACGAGGAGCGCTACGACATGCAGGTTCGGGTCAGCAAGAACATCAACGAGGTACGGCtgggacagccccccccccggctccccttccacccccaggccagcccAGACACCCCAAaatccagccagagcccccacccaCGCACCCACCCCGCCCTGCGAAAGGGCCACGGAGACTGAGCGACCCTCCAGCTGCAATTACAAAACCGGTCACTAGAtggtgctgcagagctggggtttAGCTCCGCCCCCTTAAGCTCCACCCCCTCTGCtcactccccgcagcacagcgccccctagtgccatctGGGGGCATCTGCCTGCCAGGTTAGCGCATCCCCagctgatccccccccccaccgctctgACCCCCAGATCGAGGATCTGAACCAGAAGATCTTCGACCTGCGGGGGAAGTTCAAGCGCCCGGCGCTGCGGCGGGTCCGGCTCTCGGCCGACGCCATGATGCAGGCGCTGCTGGGCTCCAAGCACAAGGTCTCCATGGACCTGCGCGCCAACCTCAAGCAGGTCAAGAAGGACGACGCGGAGAAGGTGAGCGGGGAGCcgggagggggaggctgggggggcaggggcagacgggagggagaggctgggggagccgggagggagaggctgggggggctggggcagcagggggggagaggctgggggggcagggggagccgggggggagagggggggggggaagggggggatgggagggggaggctgggggggctggggcagatgggggggagtggctgggggggggcagggggagccgggggggagaggctgggggggc from Mauremys mutica isolate MM-2020 ecotype Southern chromosome 15, ASM2049712v1, whole genome shotgun sequence includes the following:
- the TNNI3 gene encoding troponin I, cardiac muscle, translated to MADQEDVTYEEEEEEEEEVVEEEEEAAEEGPQEPEPPKPAPPARPPAAVPPLRRKSSANYRAYATEPHVKRKSKITASRKLQLKTLMLQIAKQELEQEEEERGREKQRYLADHCTPLALASLPLAELQELCRELHARVGRVDEERYDMQVRVSKNINEIEDLNQKIFDLRGKFKRPALRRVRLSADAMMQALLGSKHKVSMDLRANLKQVKKDDAEKENREVGDWRKNIDALSGMEGRKKKFETSGAGQA